From one Anopheles cruzii chromosome 3, idAnoCruzAS_RS32_06, whole genome shotgun sequence genomic stretch:
- the LOC128275077 gene encoding interferon-inducible double-stranded RNA-dependent protein kinase activator A homolog B isoform X1 codes for MEVHMEPNDTFISAIDPPIGRPCLQQQVFVKKTARNKKQAKPAIVAVPLEEALRTEINTNNMKTPISVLQELLSRRGITPQYDLIQVEGAVHEPTFRYRVSYQDKDAMGTGKSKKEAKHAAAKALIDKLTGMSYNEQQTGQLIMKPENLNNHTAMSAEEEPTGNPIGWLQEMCMARRWPPPMYETEMEVGLPHERQFTIACVVLKFREVGEGKSKKVAKRQAAQKMWIRLQDQPMESNQIMQLLDEDGNEELRPSGIIGRFAGLKNATIPNLTTAHGQKVSQFHKTLKSRAGEALTNLQNTSLSDSTIDFILMLEDIASEQRFEVTYVDIDEKTHSGQFQCLVQLSTMPVAVCHGTGHTVRDAQLLAARNSLEYLKIMTKS; via the exons ATGGAAGTGCATATGGAGCCCAACGATACGTTCATATCGGCGATTGATCCGCCTATCGGCCGACCTTGTCTTCAGCAGCAGGTGTTTGTGAAGAAAACGGcgcgcaacaaaaaacaagcgAAGCCGGCAATCGTGGCCGTACCACTGGAGGAAGCGTTACGGACGGAGATAAACACCAATAACATGAAAACGCCGATATCGGTGCTGCAGGAGCTGCTGAGCAGGCGTGGAATCACTCCGCAATACGATCTCATCCAGGTCGAAGGAGCTGTCCACGAACCGACCTTCCGGTATCGTGTATCGTATCAGGATAAAGATG CAATGGGAACGGGCAAGTCCAAGAAAGAGGCCAAGCATGCAGCAGCCAAAGCACTGATCGACAAACTCACCGGTATGTCGTACAACGAGCAACAGACAGGCCAGCTGATTATGAAACCAGA GAACCTCAACAATCACACTGCGATGAGCGCTGAAGAGGAACCAACCGGTAATCCGATCGGTTGGTTACAAGAAATGTGCATGGCAcggcgctggccgccgccgatgtaTGAAACGGAAATGGAGGTCGGGCTTCCTCACGAACGACAGTTTACGATTGCGTGCGTTGTGCTCAAGTTTCGTGAGGTGGGTGAGGGCAAGAGCAAGAAGGTAGCTAAACGCCAGGCCGCCCAGAAGATGTGGATACGGTTGCAGGATCAACCCATGGAGTCAAATCAGATCATGCAGCTTCTTGATGAAGACGGCAACGAAGAG CTACGACCGAGTGGCATTATTGGTCGATTTGCCGGCTTAAAGAACGCCACCATACCGAACCTCACGACAGCCCACGGGCAGAAGGTATCACAGTTTCACAAGACGCTGAAATCGCGCGCTGGTGAAGCTCTCACCAACCTGCAG AACACAAGTCTAAGCGACAGTACGATCGATTTCATTCTAATGCTCGAAGACATCGCCAGCGAACAACGATTCGAAGTGACCTACGTCGATATTGACGAGAAAACACACAGTGGCCAGTTCCAGTGTTTGGTGCAGCTCTCAACgatgccggtggccgtttgcCATGGCACCGGACATACAGTGCGCGATGCTCAGCTGCTGGCAGCCCGCAATTCGCTCGAGTACTTGAAAATTATGACCAAATCATGA
- the LOC128275077 gene encoding interferon-inducible double-stranded RNA-dependent protein kinase activator A homolog isoform X2, whose amino-acid sequence MEVHMEPNDTFISAIDPPIGRPCLQQQVFVKKTARNKKQAKPAIVAVPLEEALRTEINTNNMKTPISVLQELLSRRGITPQYDLIQVEGAVHEPTFRYRVSYQDKDAMGTGKSKKEAKHAAAKALIDKLTGMSYNEQQTGQLIMKPENLNNHTAMSAEEEPTGNPIGWLQEMCMARRWPPPMYETEMEVGLPHERQFTIACVVLKFREVGEGKSKKVAKRQAAQKMWIRLQDQPMESNQIMQLLDEDGNEENTSLSDSTIDFILMLEDIASEQRFEVTYVDIDEKTHSGQFQCLVQLSTMPVAVCHGTGHTVRDAQLLAARNSLEYLKIMTKS is encoded by the exons ATGGAAGTGCATATGGAGCCCAACGATACGTTCATATCGGCGATTGATCCGCCTATCGGCCGACCTTGTCTTCAGCAGCAGGTGTTTGTGAAGAAAACGGcgcgcaacaaaaaacaagcgAAGCCGGCAATCGTGGCCGTACCACTGGAGGAAGCGTTACGGACGGAGATAAACACCAATAACATGAAAACGCCGATATCGGTGCTGCAGGAGCTGCTGAGCAGGCGTGGAATCACTCCGCAATACGATCTCATCCAGGTCGAAGGAGCTGTCCACGAACCGACCTTCCGGTATCGTGTATCGTATCAGGATAAAGATG CAATGGGAACGGGCAAGTCCAAGAAAGAGGCCAAGCATGCAGCAGCCAAAGCACTGATCGACAAACTCACCGGTATGTCGTACAACGAGCAACAGACAGGCCAGCTGATTATGAAACCAGA GAACCTCAACAATCACACTGCGATGAGCGCTGAAGAGGAACCAACCGGTAATCCGATCGGTTGGTTACAAGAAATGTGCATGGCAcggcgctggccgccgccgatgtaTGAAACGGAAATGGAGGTCGGGCTTCCTCACGAACGACAGTTTACGATTGCGTGCGTTGTGCTCAAGTTTCGTGAGGTGGGTGAGGGCAAGAGCAAGAAGGTAGCTAAACGCCAGGCCGCCCAGAAGATGTGGATACGGTTGCAGGATCAACCCATGGAGTCAAATCAGATCATGCAGCTTCTTGATGAAGACGGCAACGAAGAG AACACAAGTCTAAGCGACAGTACGATCGATTTCATTCTAATGCTCGAAGACATCGCCAGCGAACAACGATTCGAAGTGACCTACGTCGATATTGACGAGAAAACACACAGTGGCCAGTTCCAGTGTTTGGTGCAGCTCTCAACgatgccggtggccgtttgcCATGGCACCGGACATACAGTGCGCGATGCTCAGCTGCTGGCAGCCCGCAATTCGCTCGAGTACTTGAAAATTATGACCAAATCATGA